From a region of the Paenibacillus sp. R14(2021) genome:
- a CDS encoding ester cyclase: MASNVTIGEELLTELWNKVYNAAQDFDAIDRLCTEDVILSNPDGDIVGRAAFKEWARSFASKIRDIKLTSLDMFSSADGTRTVSRWVVTGFNQGIMGSPPDDRPVQFSGIAIWEVRDGKLAHNWVERSSFELSKQLAKPLE; the protein is encoded by the coding sequence ATGGCTTCAAACGTTACGATTGGCGAAGAACTCCTCACGGAGCTTTGGAACAAAGTCTATAACGCTGCGCAGGACTTCGACGCCATTGATCGACTTTGCACGGAAGATGTTATCCTCTCGAACCCTGACGGCGACATCGTAGGTCGAGCGGCTTTCAAAGAGTGGGCACGCTCATTTGCCTCGAAAATCCGCGATATAAAACTGACTAGCCTTGACATGTTCAGCAGCGCGGACGGCACACGTACCGTTTCGCGCTGGGTGGTAACAGGCTTCAACCAAGGTATAATGGGGTCCCCGCCCGACGACCGTCCGGTCCAATTTTCCGGCATCGCGATTTGGGAGGTGCGCGACGGAAAGCTCGCCCACAACTGGGTCGAGCGCAGCTCCTTTGAGCTCTCGAAGCAGCTCGCCAAGCCTCTGGAATAA